In a genomic window of Nitrospira sp. ND1:
- a CDS encoding 16S rRNA (cytidine(1402)-2'-O)-methyltransferase, with protein sequence MGRERSQGKRAQSAPPAGTLFIVGVPIGHPDDLTVRGLATLRQVDLIAAKNPQATHALLAHHGIHTTITTYDRNNAADKVPLLLERLRQGCRVALVSDCGMPVVYDPGRLLITAASRAQIPVKVIPGTSAVVAATALAGMDGNAFVFDGRWTGGTKALTGRLQLLQSEPRTMIFFPPAQSLRQFLTLLRRTLGNRKVVMAIDMTRSTEQIIRGRVQQLLSNKPSPENASHVALVVEGARLRRKNSVKQSR encoded by the coding sequence ATGGGACGAGAACGGAGTCAAGGAAAGCGCGCGCAATCTGCCCCCCCGGCAGGAACGTTATTCATCGTCGGCGTGCCGATCGGACATCCTGACGATCTGACGGTCCGAGGTCTCGCGACTCTTCGGCAGGTTGATCTCATTGCCGCTAAAAATCCGCAGGCCACGCACGCCCTCCTGGCCCACCACGGAATCCACACCACGATCACGACCTATGATCGGAACAATGCCGCCGACAAAGTTCCACTATTGTTGGAACGCTTGCGACAGGGATGTCGAGTGGCGCTGGTGTCGGATTGCGGAATGCCGGTTGTCTATGATCCGGGTCGATTGCTCATCACAGCCGCATCGAGGGCGCAGATTCCCGTCAAGGTCATCCCGGGAACTTCCGCTGTGGTGGCGGCAACAGCCCTCGCCGGAATGGACGGCAATGCCTTCGTCTTTGACGGGCGTTGGACCGGTGGCACTAAAGCACTCACGGGCCGTCTTCAATTATTACAATCCGAGCCACGCACGATGATTTTCTTCCCACCGGCACAGAGCCTCCGACAATTTCTCACTCTGCTACGACGGACGCTAGGCAATCGGAAAGTCGTGATGGCCATCGACATGACTCGGAGTACGGAGCAGATCATACGAGGACGAGTTCAGCAACTGCTCTCGAACAAGCCGAGCCCCGAAAACGCGTCACACGTCGCTCTAGTGGTAGAAGGCGCCAGATTGAGGAGGAAGAACAGCGTGAAGCAGTCGCGATAA
- the hpt gene encoding hypoxanthine phosphoribosyltransferase: protein MERIFGRPIVTQEQMRTRIRELGRQIASDYAGKDLVLVGVLKGAYAFYADLARAIRIPMRVEFIVVTSYGAGKKSSGKVKLVSDLTEPIAGKDVLLVEDIVDSGLTVQYLMKTLSRRKPRSLKVCTLLSKPDRRTVEVDLEYVGFKIPNKFVVGYGLDYRQEYRNLPYLAALDQGDEQEQESA, encoded by the coding sequence ATGGAACGCATTTTTGGTCGCCCCATTGTGACGCAAGAGCAGATGCGGACTCGCATCCGTGAACTCGGCCGGCAAATTGCGTCTGATTATGCCGGAAAAGATCTCGTGCTGGTCGGGGTGCTCAAGGGCGCATATGCCTTCTATGCCGATCTGGCGCGGGCCATCCGGATTCCGATGCGGGTGGAGTTTATCGTGGTGACCAGTTATGGCGCCGGCAAGAAAAGTTCCGGCAAGGTCAAGCTGGTGTCGGACCTGACGGAGCCCATTGCGGGCAAAGACGTGTTGCTGGTGGAGGATATCGTCGATTCCGGCCTGACGGTGCAATATCTCATGAAGACATTATCCCGTCGAAAGCCCCGATCGTTGAAGGTCTGCACGCTGCTGAGCAAGCCCGATCGTCGAACCGTCGAGGTGGATCTCGAGTACGTGGGATTCAAGATCCCGAATAAATTTGTGGTCGGGTACGGCCTCGACTATCGGCAGGAGTATCGCAACCTGCCGTACCTTGCGGCGCTCGATCAGGGGGATGAACAGGAGCAGGAGTCTGCATGA
- a CDS encoding bifunctional riboflavin kinase/FAD synthetase produces MKISRGLTPSTSRPYSVVTIGNFDGHHHGHRALLDRVVATARREAGTALVLTFDPHPVKILAPQVNLMFLTTPEEKLARFEAAGIDEVVFLEFTTAFAALSPAQFAKQVLCDGIGTRELYVGEHFAFGKGRAGRIADLLELGAQLGFRVHPMAPVTIDGEVVSSTRIRQLIQAGELQKAVRLLGRPYSIEGTVISGAHRGTELGWPTANLRLPEGRVIPPDGVYAAQVSWKGSGLNAVVYIGTRPTFGAGERLLEVSILDERLELYGEVIRVDLLGFIREDRVFASAEALTRQIALDVDAARAQLRDAGITASLSALQPRS; encoded by the coding sequence ATGAAGATTTCCCGCGGTCTCACCCCGTCCACGTCCAGACCCTATTCGGTTGTGACCATCGGAAATTTTGACGGTCACCATCATGGTCACCGGGCTCTCCTCGACCGGGTGGTGGCGACAGCCCGTCGCGAGGCCGGGACGGCGCTCGTCCTGACATTCGATCCCCATCCCGTCAAGATCCTGGCCCCGCAGGTCAATCTCATGTTTCTGACGACACCGGAAGAGAAGTTGGCCCGGTTCGAGGCCGCCGGTATCGATGAGGTCGTCTTTCTTGAATTCACGACGGCCTTTGCCGCGCTGAGCCCGGCTCAGTTTGCGAAGCAGGTCTTGTGCGACGGGATCGGTACGCGGGAGTTGTATGTCGGGGAACATTTTGCCTTCGGAAAGGGCCGTGCCGGACGCATTGCGGATCTGCTCGAGCTCGGCGCCCAGCTCGGGTTTCGCGTTCATCCGATGGCGCCTGTGACCATCGACGGCGAGGTCGTGAGCTCCACGCGTATTCGTCAGCTGATCCAGGCGGGGGAGCTGCAGAAGGCCGTTCGCCTGCTGGGACGTCCCTACAGCATCGAAGGGACCGTGATTTCAGGCGCCCATCGCGGAACGGAACTCGGTTGGCCGACGGCGAATCTCCGCCTCCCTGAGGGGCGTGTCATTCCGCCGGATGGCGTGTATGCGGCACAGGTCTCCTGGAAGGGGAGTGGCTTGAATGCGGTGGTCTACATCGGGACCAGGCCGACCTTCGGCGCCGGCGAGCGACTCCTGGAAGTCTCGATCCTCGATGAGCGACTCGAATTGTATGGAGAAGTGATTCGAGTAGACCTGCTCGGTTTCATTCGTGAGGATCGCGTCTTTGCCTCAGCGGAAGCCCTGACCCGGCAAATTGCGTTGGATGTGGATGCGGCCCGTGCACAGTTGCGCGATGCAGGGATCACCGCGTCGCTCTCGGCCCTCCAGCCCCGGTCATGA
- the hemA gene encoding glutamyl-tRNA reductase gives MHVIVVGLSHKTAPVEIREKLAVPESRLREALSRLCSYPGVREGLLLSTCNRVEVYAVVEELETGYGRVQEFLADTHLSLSSEHLTPHLYWHAGDRAIGHLFRVASSLDSMIVGESQILGQIKDAFEVALTHKASGLLLNKIVKKAISVAKRVRTETKIAETAVSVSYAAVELAKKIFSNLTEKTVLLIGAGEMAKLAARHLIANGVRQVRITTRNFQHGLELAQRFNGTAVPFEDYKTELAGADIVLVSTGASHYLVTADDVQRAMRQRMSRPMFLIDISVPRNIDPAVRPIDDAFLFDIDDLHMRVEQNREDRLREAAKAEQMVVEEVAVLGQWLQSLEVTPTIVALRSRTEELKRREVDKILARLAHLSSEDRAAVEALASAIVNKMVHGTMVTLKAEAKSSSGAAYVDAARRFFNLEETPAVYPPGQADVSELRGENIAGNGVGRLPEASLVQHTSKEQGRRVS, from the coding sequence ATGCATGTCATCGTTGTTGGGCTCAGCCATAAAACTGCCCCGGTCGAGATTCGCGAGAAACTCGCCGTGCCTGAAAGCCGGCTCAGGGAAGCCCTCAGTCGTCTCTGTTCTTATCCCGGTGTGCGCGAAGGGCTGTTACTTTCGACGTGCAACCGGGTGGAAGTCTACGCGGTCGTCGAAGAGTTGGAAACTGGGTATGGTCGCGTGCAGGAATTTCTGGCCGACACCCATCTCTCCCTTTCCTCCGAACATCTGACGCCTCACCTCTATTGGCATGCCGGCGATCGCGCCATCGGTCATCTGTTCCGTGTGGCCTCCAGCCTCGATTCGATGATTGTCGGTGAATCTCAGATCCTCGGACAAATCAAGGATGCGTTCGAAGTCGCGTTGACGCATAAAGCCTCCGGCCTGTTGCTGAATAAGATCGTCAAGAAGGCTATTTCGGTGGCCAAACGCGTGCGCACCGAAACCAAGATTGCCGAGACGGCTGTGTCGGTCAGCTATGCGGCGGTGGAGTTGGCCAAGAAGATCTTTTCAAACCTGACCGAGAAGACCGTGTTGCTGATCGGGGCCGGGGAAATGGCCAAGCTGGCGGCGCGGCATCTGATCGCCAACGGCGTGCGCCAGGTGCGCATTACCACCCGTAATTTCCAGCATGGGTTGGAATTGGCTCAACGGTTCAACGGTACGGCCGTGCCGTTCGAGGACTACAAGACGGAACTGGCTGGGGCCGACATCGTGCTGGTGTCCACTGGGGCCTCGCATTACCTGGTGACGGCCGACGATGTGCAGCGCGCAATGAGACAGCGGATGAGTCGTCCCATGTTCTTGATCGATATTTCCGTGCCGCGCAATATCGACCCGGCTGTCCGGCCCATCGATGATGCGTTCCTGTTCGATATCGACGACCTGCACATGCGAGTGGAGCAAAACCGAGAAGACCGTCTGCGGGAAGCGGCGAAGGCCGAGCAAATGGTCGTTGAAGAAGTCGCGGTGCTTGGGCAGTGGCTGCAGTCACTGGAGGTGACGCCGACGATCGTGGCACTTCGCAGCCGGACCGAAGAACTCAAACGGCGGGAAGTCGATAAGATTCTGGCGCGGTTGGCGCATCTGTCGTCCGAGGATCGAGCCGCGGTGGAAGCCTTGGCGTCCGCCATCGTCAATAAGATGGTTCATGGCACAATGGTGACGTTGAAAGCTGAGGCCAAGTCCTCGAGCGGCGCGGCGTATGTCGATGCGGCTCGCCGGTTTTTCAATCTGGAAGAGACACCCGCTGTGTATCCGCCCGGACAAGCCGACGTCTCGGAGCTTCGGGGCGAGAACATCGCCGGGAACGGAGTTGGTCGCCTGCCCGAGGCGTCGCTGGTCCAGCACACGAGCAAGGAGCAAGGCCGGCGGGTGAGCTAA
- the hemC gene encoding hydroxymethylbilane synthase: MSRSTLILGTRGSKLAVHQSQWVQARLQELAPGLTISLQRIQTSGDKILDVPLAKIGGKGLFVKEIEDALLSKEIDLAVHSMKDVPTALPEGLDILCVPPREDPRDALITRDGCRLDQLKPGARIGTSSLRRQAQLLHYRPDFTIEMLRGNLDTRLRKLREGQFDAIVLAAAGLRRLAWDAEITEYLPVHLSLPAIAQGALGIEARSDDTFVRELLSRFEHRPTRITVTAERALLHRLEGGCQVPIAAHAELDGDRLTVDGLVASVDGRRVIRHQIQGPASEAQALGTKLAERLLADGGDVILKEIYGQA; this comes from the coding sequence ATGAGTCGTTCAACACTTATCCTTGGTACGCGCGGCAGCAAGCTGGCCGTGCATCAAAGCCAGTGGGTGCAGGCCCGTCTCCAGGAACTCGCGCCTGGCCTGACCATCTCGCTGCAGCGCATCCAAACATCGGGCGATAAGATCCTCGACGTTCCGCTGGCAAAAATCGGCGGCAAAGGACTGTTTGTAAAGGAAATCGAAGACGCGCTGTTGAGCAAAGAGATCGACCTGGCCGTGCACAGCATGAAAGACGTGCCGACGGCTCTGCCGGAGGGGTTGGACATTCTGTGCGTGCCGCCGCGAGAAGATCCGCGGGATGCGTTGATTACGCGCGACGGTTGTCGGCTGGACCAATTGAAGCCCGGTGCCAGAATCGGCACCAGCAGTCTGCGCCGGCAAGCCCAGTTGCTGCATTACCGCCCTGATTTCACCATCGAGATGTTGCGCGGCAATCTGGATACACGCCTGAGGAAACTCCGTGAGGGGCAATTCGACGCGATTGTCTTGGCCGCGGCAGGATTGCGGCGGCTCGCCTGGGATGCGGAAATTACCGAATATCTTCCCGTGCATCTTAGTTTGCCGGCTATTGCGCAAGGTGCCCTCGGCATCGAAGCCCGCAGCGACGACACCTTTGTGCGCGAACTGTTGAGCCGGTTTGAGCATCGGCCCACCCGGATCACCGTCACGGCAGAACGTGCGCTGTTGCATCGCCTCGAAGGCGGATGCCAAGTGCCGATCGCGGCGCATGCCGAGCTTGACGGAGATCGTCTTACCGTCGATGGCCTGGTAGCCAGCGTCGACGGCCGTCGGGTGATCCGTCATCAAATCCAGGGTCCGGCGAGTGAAGCCCAGGCTCTGGGGACGAAGCTTGCGGAGCGTTTGTTGGCCGATGGGGGTGATGTGATCCTCAAGGAGATTTACGGGCAGGCCTGA
- a CDS encoding inner membrane protein YpjD, translating into MSSVFFMLTMGLYFVSTVCYLAYLLRRAETLSKVSLGITAVGFATHTVALVARMTDTAQAQLPTFHEALSFFSWMLILVFLAVEFRRQLHVLGSFIVPLALVSLVTAAAFRSDEASSLQPVFKTLWVHVTLSMLGTVGFAVAFVAGVMYLIQDGLLKSKRFNVLYAKLPALDYLDHLNQQSIVMGFPLLTLGIISGAFSAEIVRGTYVNWNPEQTWAMVTWGFYFAVLVGRLTIGWRAKRAAYLTIIGFAGVILTLIGVVLKSHGSVS; encoded by the coding sequence ATGTCTTCGGTGTTTTTCATGCTCACGATGGGCCTGTATTTCGTGAGCACGGTTTGCTATCTGGCCTATCTGCTCCGGCGGGCGGAAACCCTGTCGAAGGTGTCCCTCGGAATCACGGCTGTCGGGTTTGCCACCCACACGGTGGCCTTGGTCGCCCGGATGACGGACACGGCCCAGGCGCAGCTACCGACATTTCACGAAGCCCTGTCGTTTTTCTCCTGGATGCTGATTCTCGTGTTTCTCGCCGTCGAATTTCGCCGCCAGTTGCATGTCCTTGGTTCCTTCATCGTACCACTGGCGCTCGTGTCGTTGGTCACCGCCGCGGCGTTCCGCTCCGACGAGGCGTCCAGTCTTCAGCCGGTCTTCAAAACGTTGTGGGTTCACGTCACCCTCAGCATGTTGGGCACGGTCGGCTTTGCCGTCGCATTCGTCGCCGGGGTGATGTATCTCATTCAGGATGGTCTTCTCAAGTCGAAGCGCTTCAACGTGCTCTACGCAAAACTGCCCGCGCTGGATTATCTCGATCACTTGAATCAGCAGTCAATTGTGATGGGGTTTCCGCTCCTGACGCTCGGGATCATCAGCGGCGCCTTCTCGGCGGAGATCGTCCGTGGCACCTATGTGAACTGGAACCCGGAACAGACGTGGGCCATGGTGACCTGGGGCTTCTACTTTGCCGTCCTGGTCGGACGTTTGACCATCGGATGGCGGGCCAAACGAGCCGCGTATCTGACGATCATCGGGTTCGCCGGCGTGATTCTGACCCTGATCGGTGTGGTGTTGAAAAGTCACGGGTCGGTGTCCTGA
- the tilS gene encoding tRNA lysidine(34) synthetase TilS produces the protein MTGSQSDLHHPLHKQVARAIRARRLLQPGQKVLVAVSGGPDSVALLSILHQLAPAWNFSLTVVHCNYGLRGAESDGDASFVAALCRRLELPCHIRRLTVDRSGTGESSSLQARARESRYRLFRDVVAELGADRVALGHTADDQAETVLLRMLRGAGLRGLAGMPHIRESLFVRPLLSRSRQEILVYLQAVGLSYRTDSSNAKSIYLRNRVRHELLPVMQSLAPAAARILARQADLLRDDDRLLDALAAHRLERTIRSRDSATIVLDRTVLLKQPPALQRRILRQAIQAVAPSTGAPRSDVLLSMLASLASHSGGIWNAGAATVACELDQVRLTAVSPVPPAGGTVLQPIHTAPVPDVVTIAALPSAVSWPLTGAVIRLRAVTRERGLVLLEKPSSSVALLDADRLSWPLTIRPWCHGDWFFPTGMAGRRKKLQDYFTDAKLGRSMRERIPLVLSGEGIAWIVGQRVDARFAATGSTIRFVLARVTQPLRRKGVF, from the coding sequence ATGACAGGTTCCCAGTCAGATCTCCATCACCCGCTTCATAAGCAGGTCGCCCGGGCTATTCGTGCGCGGAGGCTCCTGCAACCGGGGCAGAAGGTCCTTGTGGCCGTGTCCGGGGGGCCAGACTCGGTTGCACTGCTCTCCATTCTGCACCAGCTCGCACCGGCCTGGAATTTTTCGCTGACCGTCGTCCATTGCAACTACGGGTTGCGGGGCGCCGAATCCGACGGGGATGCCTCGTTTGTCGCGGCACTCTGCCGTCGCCTCGAACTTCCGTGTCATATCAGACGGCTCACGGTAGACCGCAGTGGAACAGGGGAGTCGAGCTCATTGCAGGCGCGAGCCCGGGAGTCTCGCTATCGGCTGTTTCGTGACGTGGTCGCCGAACTCGGCGCAGATCGTGTGGCGCTCGGGCATACGGCGGATGACCAGGCCGAAACCGTGCTCTTGCGGATGTTGCGCGGGGCCGGTTTGCGAGGATTGGCCGGCATGCCGCATATCCGGGAGAGCCTATTCGTTCGGCCGCTCCTCAGTCGTTCGCGCCAGGAGATCCTGGTCTATCTCCAGGCCGTGGGATTGTCCTATCGGACCGACTCCAGCAACGCCAAATCGATCTATCTTCGCAATCGTGTCCGGCACGAATTGCTCCCGGTGATGCAGTCGTTAGCCCCGGCTGCAGCCCGCATCCTGGCGCGCCAGGCTGATCTCCTACGGGACGATGATCGGCTGCTGGATGCGCTGGCCGCACACCGTCTCGAGCGGACCATTCGGAGCCGCGATTCGGCTACGATCGTGCTCGATCGTACAGTGTTGCTCAAACAGCCGCCGGCCCTACAGCGCCGGATTCTCCGTCAGGCGATCCAGGCGGTGGCGCCGTCAACCGGCGCGCCGCGAAGCGATGTCCTGCTGTCGATGTTGGCATCACTGGCCTCACATTCGGGAGGCATCTGGAACGCGGGTGCTGCGACGGTGGCCTGCGAACTGGATCAGGTGAGGTTGACGGCGGTCTCCCCAGTGCCTCCGGCGGGTGGGACAGTTCTTCAACCGATCCATACGGCTCCAGTCCCCGATGTTGTGACGATAGCCGCCCTCCCTTCGGCCGTTTCCTGGCCATTGACGGGAGCGGTGATTCGTCTGCGCGCGGTGACGCGCGAGCGGGGATTGGTCCTCCTGGAGAAGCCATCGTCTTCCGTGGCTCTGCTGGATGCCGACCGATTGTCGTGGCCGCTGACGATTCGCCCCTGGTGCCACGGGGATTGGTTTTTTCCGACCGGCATGGCAGGGCGACGAAAGAAATTGCAAGATTACTTCACAGATGCAAAACTGGGTCGGTCTATGCGAGAACGGATCCCACTGGTGTTGTCGGGTGAGGGCATTGCCTGGATCGTCGGGCAGCGGGTCGATGCCCGGTTTGCCGCCACCGGTTCGACCATCCGATTTGTCCTGGCCCGTGTCACGCAGCCTCTACGCCGGAAAGGAGTCTTCTAG
- the hemB gene encoding porphobilinogen synthase, whose product MAFPIQRLRRLRETEPLRRMVRETSLTPNDFIYPVFVTEGQGRREPIVSMPGQSRLSIDLLVKEAHEVKALGIPAMILFGIPDRKDERGSSGFDPEGIVQRAIRAVKAQVPDLVLITDVCIDEYTSHGHCGIVRDGKILNDETLDCLRTMAKTHAQAGADMVAPSDMMDGRVAAIRDELDCAGFVDIPIMAYAAKFASCFYAPFRDAANSSPQFGDRQSYQMDPANKREALREIDLDIEEGADIIMVKPAMPYLDIISAARERTLLPIAAYQVSGEYSMIKAAAQAGWLDERRAMLESLLSIKRAGAEIILTYFAKEAARLLQSRPA is encoded by the coding sequence ATGGCATTTCCGATTCAGCGCCTGCGTCGTCTGCGGGAGACGGAGCCGCTTCGGCGGATGGTTCGAGAAACGAGCCTGACGCCGAACGATTTCATCTATCCCGTGTTCGTCACCGAAGGGCAGGGACGTCGTGAACCGATCGTCTCGATGCCGGGACAATCGCGATTGTCGATCGATCTGCTGGTCAAGGAAGCGCACGAGGTCAAGGCCTTGGGTATTCCGGCCATGATCCTCTTCGGGATTCCCGATCGAAAGGACGAGCGCGGCAGTTCCGGGTTCGACCCCGAGGGAATCGTGCAACGCGCCATTCGTGCAGTGAAGGCGCAGGTGCCGGATCTGGTGCTGATCACCGATGTCTGCATCGATGAGTACACGAGTCACGGCCATTGCGGCATCGTGCGGGACGGCAAAATTCTCAACGACGAGACGCTGGATTGTCTGAGGACCATGGCGAAGACCCATGCGCAGGCGGGGGCCGACATGGTCGCGCCGTCCGACATGATGGACGGCCGCGTGGCCGCGATTCGCGATGAGTTGGATTGCGCCGGATTTGTCGATATACCCATCATGGCCTATGCGGCCAAGTTCGCGTCCTGTTTTTACGCACCGTTTCGTGATGCCGCCAATTCCAGTCCGCAATTCGGCGATCGCCAGTCCTATCAGATGGATCCGGCGAACAAGCGGGAAGCCTTGCGGGAGATTGACCTGGATATCGAGGAGGGGGCCGACATCATCATGGTGAAGCCCGCCATGCCGTATTTGGACATCATCAGCGCCGCGCGCGAACGGACGCTTCTGCCGATTGCCGCCTACCAGGTGAGCGGGGAATACAGCATGATCAAAGCGGCGGCACAAGCCGGCTGGTTGGATGAGCGCCGCGCGATGCTGGAGTCGCTGCTCTCGATCAAGCGAGCGGGCGCCGAGATCATCTTGACCTATTTTGCCAAAGAGGCCGCCAGGCTTCTCCAGTCACGGCCCGCATGA
- the cobA gene encoding uroporphyrinogen-III C-methyltransferase encodes MTTRAGTVYLVGAGPGDPKLLTIRGKECLEQADVVLYDYLANEALLQHVSPTAERLYVGRRGRGQYRDQAEINRLLIDHAQAGKRVVRLKGGDPFVFGRGGEEAEAVAAAGLEFEVVPGVTAAVAAPAYAGIPVTHRTMASTVTFVTGHEDPTKDRSGVEWRRLATVHGTLVFLMGMTNLPKIVQCLRAEGKEGTTPVALIRWGTRASQRTVVGSLDDIVEKAAAAHMEPPTVIVVGEVVRLREQLNWFERRPLFGKRILVTRPKPQAVEFSDLIAAQGGEPVECPTIEIVPPEDWAPLDRALARLSTYNWLIFTSVNGVAPFMTRLLETQRDVRALSGLTICCIGPRTAEALAAYGLRADVIPEQFQAEGILEVLAARQMRGARVLIPRALVARELLPDQLRTQGADVDVVPVYRTIRPAVATDRLMEQLRTGGIDVISFTSSSTVRNFVELFPTKDELLRSVGKATVACIGPITAATAREAGLTVQVMAGQNTVPALADAIVDFVVNPIDGRTASAVIH; translated from the coding sequence ATGACGACGCGAGCAGGAACAGTATATTTGGTCGGGGCCGGTCCCGGAGATCCTAAGTTGCTCACGATACGCGGCAAGGAATGTCTGGAGCAGGCCGATGTGGTGCTGTACGACTATCTCGCAAATGAAGCGCTCTTGCAGCATGTGTCTCCAACGGCTGAACGTCTGTACGTCGGCCGGCGCGGGCGCGGCCAGTATCGCGATCAGGCGGAGATCAATCGGTTGCTGATCGATCACGCTCAAGCGGGGAAGCGCGTGGTCCGCTTGAAAGGCGGCGATCCGTTCGTCTTTGGTCGGGGCGGGGAAGAGGCGGAAGCCGTTGCCGCTGCCGGGCTGGAATTTGAAGTTGTTCCTGGTGTGACGGCCGCCGTCGCGGCGCCGGCGTACGCGGGTATTCCGGTGACCCATCGCACGATGGCGTCTACCGTGACCTTCGTCACCGGACACGAAGACCCCACGAAAGATCGAAGTGGGGTCGAATGGCGGCGCCTGGCGACCGTACACGGCACGCTGGTGTTTCTCATGGGCATGACCAACCTTCCGAAAATCGTTCAATGCCTTCGAGCCGAAGGTAAAGAGGGCACCACACCCGTCGCCCTCATCCGGTGGGGGACGCGAGCCTCGCAACGAACCGTGGTGGGGAGCCTGGACGATATTGTGGAGAAGGCGGCGGCCGCTCATATGGAACCGCCCACGGTCATCGTGGTCGGCGAGGTGGTGCGTCTTCGGGAGCAACTCAATTGGTTCGAGCGCCGGCCTCTGTTCGGAAAACGGATTCTAGTGACGAGGCCGAAGCCTCAAGCGGTGGAGTTTTCCGATTTGATCGCGGCCCAAGGTGGAGAACCGGTGGAATGTCCGACCATCGAGATCGTGCCCCCCGAGGACTGGGCTCCGCTGGATCGTGCTCTGGCTCGTCTGTCGACCTACAATTGGTTGATCTTCACCAGTGTGAACGGGGTCGCCCCATTCATGACCAGACTGTTGGAGACGCAACGTGACGTTCGTGCATTGTCCGGCCTCACCATTTGTTGCATCGGGCCGCGCACCGCTGAGGCTCTGGCCGCCTATGGCTTGCGTGCCGACGTGATTCCGGAACAGTTTCAAGCCGAGGGAATCCTGGAGGTGTTGGCCGCCCGGCAGATGCGCGGGGCTCGCGTGTTGATTCCGCGTGCATTGGTGGCCCGGGAGCTGCTTCCGGATCAGCTACGTACCCAGGGGGCGGACGTGGATGTGGTGCCGGTGTATCGCACGATCAGGCCTGCAGTCGCGACGGATCGCCTCATGGAGCAGCTTCGTACCGGAGGGATCGACGTGATTTCCTTCACGAGTTCCTCGACGGTGAGGAACTTCGTCGAGTTGTTTCCGACGAAGGACGAGTTGTTGAGGTCGGTCGGGAAAGCGACCGTAGCCTGCATCGGACCTATTACCGCGGCGACCGCCCGCGAGGCGGGTCTCACCGTTCAGGTGATGGCCGGACAGAACACCGTTCCAGCGCTCGCCGACGCTATCGTGGATTTTGTTGTGAATCCGATTGATGGCCGAACCGCTTCAGCGGTGATCCATTGA
- a CDS encoding Fe(2+)-trafficking protein — protein sequence MADVQCVTCGQAGEAITDMLFLGKLEAEIKAKVCKPCWKKWEGMRVMVINEYQVNLGDESGRELVKKQMKAFLKLGEQTDTSKLDQNFRPAGS from the coding sequence ATGGCAGATGTGCAATGTGTCACCTGCGGACAAGCAGGCGAAGCGATTACGGATATGCTGTTCCTCGGAAAACTCGAAGCCGAAATCAAGGCCAAGGTTTGCAAGCCCTGCTGGAAAAAATGGGAAGGGATGCGGGTCATGGTGATCAACGAGTATCAAGTCAATCTCGGCGACGAGAGCGGCCGCGAACTCGTTAAAAAGCAAATGAAGGCGTTCCTCAAACTGGGAGAACAAACCGACACGTCCAAACTGGATCAAAACTTTCGTCCAGCCGGTTCTTAA
- a CDS encoding cyclic nucleotide-binding/CBS domain-containing protein: MVPVKSFMVPKDKFITVERDMDVRSAGRVMRDRNIGSLFVTNGKDVIGILTDTDMVRRVVATGADMTKTTVEQIMSAPLVTIEEHKTLLDANDLMAQTHLRHLGVTKDGQLVGMISVRDLVVFLTNLPRK, from the coding sequence ATGGTTCCAGTCAAGTCATTCATGGTTCCGAAAGACAAGTTCATCACGGTTGAACGTGACATGGATGTGCGCTCTGCAGGGCGGGTCATGCGCGATCGCAACATCGGCAGTCTGTTCGTCACGAACGGAAAAGATGTCATCGGCATTCTGACAGACACGGACATGGTACGGCGGGTGGTCGCCACCGGGGCCGACATGACCAAGACGACCGTTGAGCAGATCATGTCCGCCCCCCTCGTGACGATCGAAGAACATAAGACGCTGCTGGACGCGAACGACTTGATGGCGCAAACCCATCTTCGCCACCTCGGCGTGACGAAGGACGGGCAGCTGGTCGGCATGATTTCGGTGCGCGATCTGGTGGTGTTCCTGACCAACTTGCCGAGGAAGTGA
- a CDS encoding sulfurtransferase TusA family protein has protein sequence MSEVPSNIHVPDEELDLRGVICPYNFVKTKLKLESMAPGQLLLVHLDDGDPIRNVPRSVSDDGHDVVSQERADQSYRVVIRKRFDE, from the coding sequence ATGTCTGAAGTGCCGTCTAACATACATGTACCCGATGAAGAGCTGGATCTTCGCGGTGTCATCTGCCCCTACAATTTCGTAAAGACGAAACTCAAGCTTGAGAGCATGGCTCCTGGGCAACTGCTGTTAGTTCATCTCGACGATGGTGATCCGATTCGAAATGTGCCCCGCAGTGTGAGCGACGACGGGCATGATGTGGTGTCGCAGGAACGTGCCGATCAGTCCTACCGGGTTGTGATCCGTAAGCGCTTCGACGAGTAG